A genomic stretch from Bacteroidales bacterium includes:
- a CDS encoding 3'-5' exonuclease, with translation MLETYPVDQILFLDIETVPAVPSFQDLDEDFQRLWERKSSHFRKENETAEDVYSRAGIYAEFGKIICISVAHLSVKDGKRTARIKSFYGDDEAELLRKFQQLLNRFSQNRQIYLCAHNGKEFDFPYIARRMLVNGITLPAVLDVSGKKPWEVNFLDTMEMWRFGDFKSFTSLDLLTHLFGIPTPKDDIDGSQVSQVYWQMHDLQRIVIYCEKDVLAVVQLFLRYKGEPLLKEEEIERVSNNSSEC, from the coding sequence ATGCTCGAAACGTATCCGGTTGATCAGATTCTTTTTCTTGACATTGAGACGGTTCCGGCTGTGCCCTCTTTTCAAGATCTTGATGAAGATTTTCAGCGTCTCTGGGAGCGGAAATCATCCCATTTCAGGAAGGAAAACGAAACCGCGGAGGATGTTTATTCGCGGGCTGGGATTTATGCTGAATTTGGAAAGATTATCTGTATTTCGGTGGCGCATCTGTCGGTAAAAGATGGTAAAAGGACGGCCCGTATCAAGTCGTTTTACGGGGATGATGAAGCTGAATTGCTCAGAAAATTTCAGCAGCTGCTCAACCGTTTTTCCCAGAACAGGCAGATTTACCTGTGTGCCCATAATGGCAAGGAGTTTGATTTTCCGTATATTGCCAGAAGGATGCTGGTGAACGGAATTACCCTGCCTGCCGTTCTCGATGTTTCAGGGAAGAAACCCTGGGAGGTAAACTTTCTTGATACGATGGAAATGTGGCGTTTTGGCGATTTCAAGAGCTTTACATCGCTGGATTTGCTTACCCATCTTTTTGGCATACCTACACCCAAGGATGATATTGACGGCAGTCAGGTAAGTCAGGTTTACTGGCAAATGCATGATCTGCAGAGAATTGTGATATATTGCGAAAAGGATGTCCTTGCTGTTGTTCAGCTTTTTCTTCGCTACAAAGGAGAGCCTTTGCTGAAGGAGGAAGAAATAGAACGGGTATCCAACAACTCCTCAGAATGTTAA